One segment of Formicincola oecophyllae DNA contains the following:
- a CDS encoding phage tail fiber protein gives MAKLITSADVVATMTVAQLFSAPIILENWSSDNAWEAEDQVIGDSRMSLDKKLNKGYVPAPVELTMTFEPNSESLLVFDALAAASKAGRTVYDVSLELAHKSLGQKFSFLDGHVIRYKPNPGGAKLLKARPVRFRFADIIPAGM, from the coding sequence ATGGCAAAACTCATTACATCAGCCGACGTCGTGGCCACCATGACGGTGGCCCAGCTCTTCTCCGCTCCCATCATCCTGGAGAACTGGTCTTCAGATAACGCGTGGGAGGCAGAGGACCAGGTCATCGGCGACAGCCGCATGAGCTTGGACAAGAAGCTCAACAAAGGCTACGTGCCCGCCCCTGTTGAACTGACCATGACGTTCGAACCGAACTCGGAAAGCCTCTTGGTGTTTGACGCTCTGGCGGCCGCCTCCAAAGCGGGGCGCACGGTCTATGACGTCAGCCTGGAGCTGGCCCACAAATCCCTGGGGCAAAAGTTCTCGTTCCTGGATGGCCACGTCATCCGCTACAAGCCCAACCCCGGTGGCGCCAAATTGCTGAAGGCACGCCCTGTGCGCTTCCGCTTCGCCGATATCATCCCAGCCGGCATGTGA
- a CDS encoding phage tail tip lysozyme, which yields MQVQELKVLKLVLPNHPGLLGERGLPLLDWRGFDDGGKPGQEGTFPQFGTPLEAPLNTQPGVPGAEQHFTLDKNSALGWFYTPLSQEQPDSATGTQPGAAGAEKLFNQDRDSALGGGIVPLSLEQGEGFNPYRQLLWPGLDDGRGIQEERFNLLSPTAPGQPLWGMPPSGIPTLGMHFGEMYSGRGTEGGAPSSLVSTAPITPLALLAGNGGGVDVLPPENKTGEGYEGSVPLVLQGFPTPMALGGQEERHGRQHGRGLHSQPGSTPHGHAYGHASSPKHGLGLGGAAALPVPGGRSGAATAMALAERYYIAQGFTPEQTAGLVARIQRESQFNPTARGDSGEAWGLFQWHRDRRKHFEALFHHPFGTGSARQQFQEQLAFSVAELRNPHWEGRAGAKLARATTAQEAGAAVSLGYARPAAAQHEAYATGRMARAILAQMGGREAPQPSLAPDAARALGTARSVGFSGVGTTINHINNHNTLNVGGVQVEVGNVGDTNIGYRIGGQVCRELEAQLGQKWAACNAVALT from the coding sequence ATGCAGGTTCAGGAATTGAAGGTTCTGAAGCTTGTTCTGCCAAACCATCCAGGTTTGCTTGGAGAGCGGGGGTTGCCGCTGCTTGATTGGAGAGGGTTTGACGATGGTGGGAAGCCAGGGCAGGAGGGGACCTTCCCCCAGTTTGGTACACCACTAGAAGCCCCTCTCAACACTCAGCCGGGCGTGCCTGGTGCTGAGCAACACTTCACCTTGGACAAGAACTCTGCACTGGGGTGGTTTTATACGCCCCTGAGCCAGGAACAACCAGATTCCGCCACAGGTACCCAGCCAGGTGCGGCTGGTGCTGAGAAGCTTTTTAACCAGGACAGGGACTCTGCATTGGGAGGGGGTATTGTACCCCTGAGCTTGGAGCAAGGGGAAGGGTTTAACCCCTATCGCCAACTCCTATGGCCTGGGCTGGATGATGGGAGAGGGATCCAAGAGGAACGCTTCAACCTGCTTTCCCCCACCGCGCCAGGGCAGCCGCTTTGGGGAATGCCCCCTTCGGGAATACCCACTTTGGGGATGCACTTTGGAGAGATGTACTCAGGCCGTGGCACTGAGGGGGGGGCACCATCTTCTCTGGTCTCCACAGCCCCCATAACTCCCTTGGCTTTGCTGGCGGGGAATGGGGGTGGGGTGGATGTTCTGCCGCCTGAAAACAAAACAGGGGAAGGTTACGAGGGGAGCGTGCCGCTTGTATTGCAAGGCTTCCCAACCCCCATGGCTCTTGGTGGCCAGGAGGAACGCCATGGACGTCAGCATGGCCGCGGCCTGCACAGCCAGCCTGGAAGCACGCCGCACGGGCACGCTTATGGGCATGCCAGCTCCCCCAAGCACGGTTTAGGGCTTGGTGGTGCGGCTGCCCTCCCAGTCCCAGGTGGCAGGAGCGGCGCTGCAACGGCCATGGCGCTGGCGGAGCGTTACTACATTGCCCAAGGGTTCACGCCAGAGCAGACGGCGGGGCTGGTGGCGCGCATTCAGCGGGAAAGCCAGTTCAACCCCACAGCGCGTGGCGATAGTGGTGAGGCCTGGGGCCTGTTCCAATGGCACAGGGACAGGCGCAAGCACTTTGAGGCGCTGTTCCACCACCCCTTTGGCACGGGCAGCGCTAGGCAGCAGTTCCAGGAGCAGCTGGCGTTTTCCGTAGCGGAGCTGCGCAACCCGCACTGGGAAGGCAGGGCAGGCGCCAAGTTGGCGCGGGCCACCACAGCGCAGGAAGCTGGTGCGGCCGTTAGCCTTGGTTATGCGCGCCCCGCTGCAGCCCAGCATGAGGCCTATGCAACGGGCCGGATGGCAAGGGCCATTTTGGCCCAGATGGGCGGCCGCGAAGCCCCCCAGCCGAGCTTGGCGCCTGATGCGGCGCGCGCGCTTGGCACAGCGCGCAGCGTTGGCTTTAGCGGGGTGGGGACGACCATCAACCACATCAACAACCACAACACGCTGAACGTGGGTGGTGTTCAGGTGGAGGTGGGCAATGTTGGTGACACAAACATTGGTTACCGGATTGGCGGGCAAGTATGCCGTGAGCTTGAAGCACAGCTTGGCCAGAAATGGGCTGCTTGCAACGCTGTTGCGCTGACCTGA
- a CDS encoding phage baseplate protein — translation MSLVPFNTASANDAAGRGWLALEQNAARAAWGLFRRPQGIATTSGADTTLFGRLCSTFTNALTGGSQALFPMASPEEIGVDFTWALPSAPQENGSVVTYNKVRNPGTATITYVCDGSQSGTSALETLLPDMPFSAAGQSNRTAFINAVEEAAASLELYELRTPEGQWSTVNIVGWRKKRNLASYAMLAVEISLQEVRTTATRTYTNTRHPAGAAVQPQGAATQLQGAAAPSLAPTLLAPG, via the coding sequence ATGAGCTTGGTGCCCTTTAACACCGCCAGCGCCAATGACGCCGCAGGCCGCGGCTGGCTGGCGCTGGAGCAAAACGCGGCGCGCGCAGCCTGGGGGCTGTTCCGCAGGCCGCAAGGCATTGCCACCACAAGTGGTGCAGACACTACGCTGTTTGGGCGTTTGTGCAGCACCTTCACCAATGCGCTGACGGGGGGATCGCAAGCGCTGTTCCCCATGGCCAGCCCAGAGGAGATTGGGGTGGACTTCACCTGGGCGTTGCCAAGCGCGCCGCAGGAGAATGGCAGCGTTGTTACCTACAACAAGGTGCGCAACCCTGGCACAGCCACCATTACCTATGTGTGTGACGGCAGCCAGAGCGGCACAAGCGCGCTGGAGACGTTGCTGCCGGATATGCCCTTTTCAGCCGCTGGGCAGAGCAACCGTACGGCGTTCATCAATGCTGTGGAGGAAGCTGCAGCCAGCCTGGAGCTGTACGAGCTGCGCACCCCTGAAGGGCAGTGGTCCACGGTGAACATCGTTGGGTGGCGCAAAAAGCGCAATTTGGCCAGCTACGCCATGCTGGCTGTTGAGATTTCCCTGCAAGAGGTGCGCACCACCGCCACGCGCACTTACACCAACACGCGCCACCCAGCAGGTGCTGCTGTGCAGCCCCAGGGGGCGGCAACACAGCTGCAGGGCGCTGCGGCGCCCAGCCTGGCGCCAACGCTGCTGGCCCCTGGTTGA
- a CDS encoding phage baseplate plug family protein: MADMTAWYTIPLSSALPSQTLSVMLNGVQTRLWLRQLGVGLFVDIWAGGVPLAMGVLAQDRVALVNSSASPLGGELYFIDTSGTADPDYAGLGVRHLLYYRQDGTGVGTVAGAGEVG; encoded by the coding sequence ATGGCTGACATGACGGCTTGGTACACCATACCCCTTTCAAGCGCGCTGCCCAGCCAAACGCTGAGCGTAATGCTGAACGGGGTGCAAACGCGGCTGTGGCTGCGCCAGCTTGGCGTGGGGTTGTTTGTGGACATATGGGCTGGGGGCGTTCCCCTGGCCATGGGCGTTCTAGCGCAGGACAGGGTGGCGCTGGTTAACAGCAGCGCAAGCCCGCTGGGGGGCGAGCTTTACTTCATCGACACCAGCGGGACTGCGGACCCGGACTATGCGGGCCTTGGTGTGCGGCATTTGCTCTACTACCGCCAGGACGGCACGGGGGTAGGAACGGTTGCTGGCGCTGGGGAGGTGGGGTGA
- a CDS encoding Gp138 family membrane-puncturing spike protein has translation MSNQTSAPASAAGAPGGSGSGPMPTFRRPWDGAGLLQGITRLVRDAFARQAPDLPCKVVAVYPGKDLASGTVDVEPMVHQQDALGQGVPHGVLHNVPYYRVAGGGSAIVIEPCVGDIGHVTLAGRDISNLKASRKAGPPASYRIRDMSDGIYVASIMALSPQHYIQATGQGWRIVTPGVVEVSAAQVKANCDIVTSGDVVASGVSLKGHTHGGVKAGPDSTGKPT, from the coding sequence GTGAGCAACCAGACTTCCGCCCCGGCCAGTGCCGCTGGCGCCCCAGGGGGCTCTGGCTCCGGCCCTATGCCCACTTTCCGCAGGCCGTGGGATGGGGCGGGGCTTCTACAAGGTATTACGCGGCTTGTGCGGGATGCCTTCGCCCGCCAGGCCCCAGACCTGCCCTGCAAGGTGGTGGCCGTCTACCCCGGCAAGGATTTGGCCAGCGGCACAGTGGATGTGGAGCCGATGGTCCACCAGCAGGACGCGCTGGGGCAGGGCGTGCCCCACGGCGTTCTGCACAACGTGCCCTATTACCGCGTTGCGGGTGGTGGTTCGGCCATCGTGATTGAACCCTGCGTTGGCGACATAGGCCACGTTACCTTGGCTGGGCGCGACATCAGCAACCTTAAGGCCAGCCGCAAGGCGGGGCCGCCGGCCTCCTACCGCATTCGCGATATGTCGGATGGGATCTATGTGGCCAGCATTATGGCGCTTTCACCCCAGCATTACATCCAGGCCACAGGGCAGGGGTGGCGCATCGTCACCCCCGGTGTGGTGGAGGTAAGCGCAGCGCAGGTGAAGGCCAACTGCGACATCGTGACCAGTGGGGATGTGGTGGCTTCGGGCGTCAGCCTCAAAGGCCACACCCATGGCGGCGTCAAAGCCGGACCAGACAGCACAGGAAAACCAACATGA
- a CDS encoding baseplate J/gp47 family protein, producing the protein MSTSEAFSASNGAEGAGVGAFRAETSVPAPQLTDAGLAMPAEAAILAGVQSDINEALGGGTNPALNTPQGQIAMSMTAILGDALECMLEVLNGVDPARSSGRLQDAIGRIYFMERLPATPTLVEVALTLTGNSLPTIAAGTTLASDQAGNLYAAQSDISFPPNTPSPQYVTLACQAPGPVECPAGALALYRGNMGLAALANPAAGIPGQAVESRAAFERRRALAVEGNARSSNGALLGALLDIPGVQDALVVDNPTTAEAQQGGITLPPHTLYAVVLGGNAEDIGQAILAKKPPGCATHGAQSVTVQDNASAYGGQGPRYTFQYDQAQTTTVHVAVTLATGPHVPSDAALAVQRGVLAWFEDADTRPRLGGTLYAGRLIGALNAVGDWVEVLDCQISTIAGGTGARLTLPINQLPTVDASTITVTMAA; encoded by the coding sequence ATGTCAACTTCTGAAGCATTTTCAGCAAGCAATGGCGCAGAGGGCGCAGGGGTTGGCGCCTTCAGGGCCGAGACCTCCGTTCCCGCCCCGCAGCTGACGGACGCTGGGCTGGCAATGCCCGCTGAAGCGGCCATCCTGGCTGGCGTTCAGTCTGACATCAACGAGGCCCTGGGGGGTGGCACCAACCCGGCGCTGAACACGCCCCAAGGGCAAATCGCCATGTCCATGACGGCTATTTTGGGGGACGCCCTTGAATGCATGCTGGAGGTCCTGAACGGCGTTGACCCGGCGCGGTCCTCTGGCCGGCTGCAGGACGCCATCGGGCGCATTTACTTCATGGAGCGCCTGCCAGCCACGCCAACGCTGGTGGAGGTGGCGCTGACCCTGACGGGCAACAGCCTGCCCACCATCGCCGCTGGCACAACCTTGGCCAGTGACCAGGCAGGCAACCTCTACGCTGCCCAATCGGACATCAGTTTCCCCCCTAACACGCCAAGCCCGCAATATGTCACCCTGGCCTGCCAAGCGCCGGGGCCTGTGGAATGCCCCGCAGGCGCCCTGGCGCTTTACAGGGGGAACATGGGGCTGGCCGCGTTGGCCAACCCTGCGGCAGGCATTCCTGGCCAGGCCGTTGAAAGCCGCGCTGCCTTTGAGCGCAGGCGCGCCCTGGCTGTGGAGGGCAACGCGCGCAGCAGCAACGGTGCCCTCCTGGGGGCGTTGCTGGACATCCCAGGTGTGCAGGACGCCCTTGTGGTGGACAACCCCACCACGGCAGAGGCCCAGCAAGGCGGCATCACCCTGCCGCCCCACACCCTTTACGCTGTTGTGCTGGGCGGCAACGCTGAGGACATCGGCCAGGCCATTCTGGCCAAGAAACCGCCAGGCTGCGCCACCCATGGCGCCCAGAGCGTGACAGTGCAGGACAACGCCAGCGCTTATGGCGGGCAGGGGCCGCGCTACACGTTCCAGTACGACCAAGCGCAGACGACCACCGTCCATGTGGCTGTCACGCTGGCCACGGGGCCACATGTGCCCTCAGACGCGGCGTTGGCGGTGCAAAGGGGCGTTCTGGCCTGGTTTGAGGATGCCGACACGCGCCCGCGCCTGGGCGGCACGCTTTACGCCGGGCGCCTGATTGGTGCGCTGAACGCTGTGGGCGACTGGGTGGAGGTCCTTGACTGCCAAATCAGCACAATAGCTGGCGGCACGGGGGCACGGCTGACGCTGCCCATCAACCAGCTTCCCACGGTGGATGCCAGCACCATTACCGTGACGATGGCGGCGTGA
- a CDS encoding DUF2612 domain-containing protein yields the protein MEDIRPTILAQYANSPALVGILARFNAAADPRLLLEMWFQHVWDPSTATGWGLDVWGRIVGVSRVLKTPSTGFWGFEQGDDGSGTSLPFDEGIFYTGQPTTGNYRLTDEAFRRLVFAKAAANICGGSTADINRVLMLLFGGAGKRIWVEDGQDMTMTVRYAWRISALDAALLENAGVLPRPSGVALSFAYTPDTTN from the coding sequence ATGGAGGACATCAGGCCGACCATCCTCGCCCAATACGCCAACAGCCCAGCCCTGGTGGGCATCCTGGCGCGCTTCAACGCGGCAGCTGACCCGCGCCTCCTGTTGGAGATGTGGTTCCAACATGTGTGGGACCCCAGCACGGCGACCGGCTGGGGGTTGGACGTATGGGGGCGCATCGTTGGCGTTTCCCGCGTTCTCAAAACGCCTTCAACGGGGTTTTGGGGTTTTGAGCAAGGCGATGACGGATCGGGCACGTCACTGCCCTTCGATGAAGGCATTTTCTACACAGGACAGCCCACGACTGGGAACTACCGCCTGACGGATGAGGCCTTCAGGCGTCTGGTCTTCGCCAAGGCTGCAGCCAATATTTGCGGCGGCTCCACAGCTGACATCAACCGCGTTCTCATGCTGCTGTTTGGCGGCGCTGGTAAGCGGATTTGGGTGGAGGACGGCCAGGATATGACCATGACGGTCCGCTACGCGTGGCGGATTTCAGCGTTGGACGCAGCCTTGCTTGAAAATGCTGGCGTTCTGCCGCGCCCCTCAGGTGTGGCGCTTAGCTTCGCTTACACGCCAGACACCACAAATTGA
- a CDS encoding glycine-rich domain-containing protein translates to MKASTLGPTFTQGWAYNPDLNTVRAIPESAPGDKGAASLEKGFPEATMTPVGAGGEPPNGADMNGALRLLSLGIRQGEARPIPPWDGNLANAIGGYPQGACVMADLGGQWSVLVSLRDDNLAQPTDTGSWQNLTASCQPKGFYVPTGGADDGLNRPVTFMGVDDRHGQLWFNADGLMGQFLVTGNYGLDNYSFRCVGLKSQYQDPNTRSQPAGLEYFDENGLATLAIAKPYADAIYATQAALNAEINRAEASEGTKVSGTEGMVNGDGRGIGLHTNGSTNHPIYGDDKNGWRDLALVADLAGYQPKGNYVPNVGADDGQNRPITLMGVDDAVGQLWFQTTGQGGLHLVAGDSGTGGDLTVKALVFGRDNLALPTAIARDGTRVEMALRSDLVNEINARQSADSAERTRAQNVEATLLSGTAGLVSGDVQGIGIHTQGGSNQPLYGDIANGWRALALESDLAGYQPKGNYVPSVGADDGQNGPITMMGVADGTGQLWFNTAKASNVRLVAGNQFTDAFSLPVHAIKSQYLDTDRKQPAGLEYIDENGLFMLAISKAYADGLYATQSALTAEINRAQGVEATLLSGTAGRGPNDPSGLALHTNAGTGRPNYWDSTGGKGDLAYYTDVSAEAAARMAADNAETTRAQGVEATLLSGTSGMASGDVQGIGIHTQGGSNQPLYGDITNGWRALALESDLARYQPKGNYVPSVGADDGQNGPITMMGVADGTGQLWFNTAKTSNVRLVAGNQFTDAFSLPVHAIKSQYLDTDRKQPAGLEYIDENGLFMLALSKAYADGLYASIPSLVAETNRAQQVEATMLSGTFGMGPNDNAGVGIHTSSVSGRPTYWDKSGNKGDLAYFAEVSAEAAARVAADNAETARAQGVEATLLSGRAGMASGDVQGIGIHTNSSSGHPTYGDVSNGWRDLALVTDVTSEASARQSADSALGGRVDGEVTARQNADNALHSGINQALRVVRAKPLTVTADGTFTVQQGVGGAIVELVGGGGAGGSNDNGSGAGGGGGAYVRAYLPLAAGQQFSVSIGKGSSPGAHGGDTRLTLNGNGQWLVAGGGECAHSGDGASAGGVGGSVSMGGGFDGANIIVTSNGNDGADGKGVVNGHGNGAPGPWGGAGRAGNGNGYNAEGPGAGGGGAYAAGVGGVGQDGIAIITWLPADL, encoded by the coding sequence ATGAAAGCATCCACACTCGGCCCAACCTTTACGCAGGGTTGGGCCTACAACCCCGATTTAAACACTGTGCGCGCCATTCCTGAAAGCGCACCTGGGGACAAAGGGGCAGCCAGCCTGGAAAAGGGCTTCCCCGAAGCCACCATGACCCCCGTTGGCGCTGGCGGCGAACCGCCCAATGGCGCTGACATGAACGGTGCCTTGCGCTTGTTGAGCCTTGGCATCCGCCAAGGGGAGGCGCGCCCCATCCCCCCCTGGGACGGTAACCTGGCCAATGCCATTGGCGGCTACCCCCAAGGCGCCTGCGTGATGGCGGATCTGGGCGGACAGTGGTCCGTGCTGGTTTCGCTGCGCGATGACAACCTGGCCCAGCCCACAGACACCGGCAGCTGGCAGAACCTCACCGCAAGCTGCCAGCCCAAGGGTTTCTACGTGCCCACCGGGGGCGCTGATGATGGCCTCAACAGGCCCGTCACCTTCATGGGGGTGGACGACAGGCACGGGCAGCTCTGGTTCAACGCGGATGGCCTGATGGGCCAGTTCCTCGTCACAGGTAATTACGGCCTGGATAACTACTCCTTCCGCTGCGTTGGCCTCAAAAGCCAGTACCAGGACCCCAACACGCGCAGCCAGCCTGCCGGGCTGGAGTATTTTGACGAAAACGGCCTGGCCACGCTCGCCATCGCCAAGCCTTATGCAGACGCCATCTACGCCACGCAGGCCGCGCTGAATGCCGAAATTAACCGCGCTGAGGCCAGCGAAGGCACGAAGGTCTCCGGCACGGAGGGCATGGTGAATGGTGATGGGCGCGGCATTGGCCTGCACACTAACGGCAGCACCAACCACCCCATTTATGGTGACGACAAGAACGGATGGCGCGACCTAGCGCTGGTGGCGGACCTGGCAGGCTACCAACCTAAAGGCAATTACGTGCCAAATGTTGGCGCTGATGATGGGCAGAACCGCCCCATCACCCTGATGGGGGTTGATGACGCCGTGGGCCAGCTGTGGTTCCAGACCACAGGCCAGGGCGGCCTTCACTTGGTGGCTGGCGACAGCGGCACTGGCGGTGACTTGACCGTCAAGGCCCTGGTGTTTGGCCGGGACAACCTGGCGCTGCCAACCGCCATCGCGCGTGACGGAACGCGTGTTGAAATGGCCCTGCGCAGCGATTTGGTTAACGAGATCAACGCGCGCCAATCCGCTGACAGCGCTGAGAGGACGCGTGCGCAGAATGTGGAGGCCACGCTGCTTTCCGGCACAGCTGGCCTGGTCTCCGGGGATGTGCAGGGCATCGGCATCCACACCCAGGGGGGATCCAACCAACCGCTTTATGGCGACATCGCCAATGGTTGGCGCGCGCTGGCGCTTGAAAGCGACCTGGCAGGCTACCAACCCAAAGGCAATTATGTGCCGAGTGTTGGCGCTGATGACGGGCAGAACGGCCCCATCACCATGATGGGCGTGGCTGACGGCACAGGGCAGCTGTGGTTCAACACCGCCAAGGCCAGCAATGTGCGCCTGGTGGCGGGCAACCAGTTCACAGACGCGTTCTCCCTGCCAGTTCACGCCATCAAGAGCCAATACCTCGACACAGATAGGAAGCAGCCGGCAGGCTTGGAATATATCGATGAAAATGGCCTGTTCATGCTGGCCATTTCCAAAGCCTATGCTGATGGTTTATATGCCACGCAATCAGCCCTGACAGCGGAGATTAATCGTGCCCAAGGCGTGGAAGCGACCCTGCTTTCCGGCACAGCTGGCCGTGGCCCTAACGATCCAAGCGGGTTAGCGCTGCACACCAACGCAGGCACTGGCCGCCCCAATTACTGGGACAGTACTGGCGGCAAGGGCGACCTGGCCTACTATACGGACGTGAGCGCTGAGGCCGCTGCGCGCATGGCTGCCGACAACGCCGAAACCACCCGCGCCCAAGGGGTGGAAGCCACGCTGCTTTCCGGCACGTCTGGCATGGCATCAGGAGATGTGCAGGGCATAGGCATCCACACCCAGGGGGGGTCCAACCAGCCGCTTTATGGCGACATCACCAATGGTTGGCGCGCGCTGGCGCTTGAAAGCGACCTGGCGCGCTACCAGCCCAAAGGCAATTACGTGCCGAGTGTTGGCGCTGATGACGGGCAGAACGGCCCCATCACCATGATGGGCGTGGCTGACGGCACAGGGCAGCTGTGGTTCAACACCGCCAAGACCAGCAATGTACGCTTGGTGGCTGGCAACCAGTTCACAGACGCGTTCTCCCTGCCAGTTCACGCCATCAAGAGCCAATACCTCGATACAGATAGGAAGCAGCCAGCAGGTTTGGAATATATCGATGAAAATGGCCTTTTCATGCTGGCCCTCTCCAAAGCCTATGCTGATGGTTTATATGCCTCCATCCCTTCACTGGTGGCGGAGACCAACCGTGCCCAACAGGTTGAGGCCACCATGCTTTCCGGCACTTTTGGCATGGGTCCCAATGACAATGCTGGTGTTGGCATCCACACCAGCAGCGTAAGTGGGCGGCCAACCTACTGGGACAAATCTGGCAACAAAGGTGATTTGGCCTATTTCGCTGAAGTGAGCGCAGAAGCTGCCGCGCGTGTTGCCGCCGACAACGCGGAAACCGCCCGCGCGCAAGGGGTGGAGGCCACGCTGCTCTCCGGCAGGGCTGGAATGGCTTCAGGGGACGTGCAGGGCATCGGCATCCACACCAACAGCAGTTCAGGCCACCCCACCTATGGCGATGTCAGCAACGGCTGGCGTGACCTGGCGCTGGTCACTGACGTCACCTCTGAGGCCAGTGCCCGCCAAAGCGCCGATAGCGCCCTGGGTGGCCGCGTCGATGGTGAGGTGACGGCGCGGCAGAACGCCGACAATGCCTTGCACAGCGGCATCAACCAAGCTTTGAGGGTGGTGCGGGCCAAACCCCTGACCGTGACGGCAGACGGCACCTTTACCGTTCAGCAAGGCGTTGGCGGCGCCATTGTGGAGCTTGTCGGTGGCGGCGGCGCCGGTGGCAGCAACGACAACGGCTCTGGCGCAGGTGGTGGTGGCGGCGCTTACGTGCGCGCTTACCTGCCCCTGGCTGCAGGGCAGCAGTTCAGCGTCAGCATAGGCAAAGGCAGCAGCCCAGGCGCCCATGGCGGCGACACGCGCCTGACGCTGAACGGCAACGGGCAGTGGCTGGTGGCTGGCGGCGGCGAATGCGCCCACAGCGGGGATGGTGCCTCCGCTGGCGGCGTTGGGGGCTCCGTCAGCATGGGGGGCGGGTTTGATGGCGCCAACATCATCGTGACCTCAAATGGCAATGATGGTGCTGACGGCAAAGGCGTCGTCAACGGTCATGGCAACGGCGCCCCTGGCCCCTGGGGTGGCGCTGGGCGCGCTGGCAATGGCAATGGCTACAACGCTGAAGGCCCCGGCGCTGGCGGTGGTGGCGCTTATGCCGCTGGCGTTGGCGGCGTTGGGCAGGACGGCATCGCCATTATCACCTGGCTGCCCGCCGACCTTTAA